The region GTATCCAACACACAAATTGAATTTTGGCAATGGTTGGCAAATTACTATATGTGTTCGGTAGGCGAAGTGTATAAAGCAGCACTTCCATCGGCTTTATTGTTAGAAAGCGAAACAATTATTAGTTTAAATAGCAAACTTACGGTTGATTTTTCACAATTAACCGATGATGAATTTTTGTTGTATGAAGCTTTTGAGAAACAACCCATTTTACGTTTTGTTGAGGTTCAAAATATTTTAAATAAAAAAAAGGTTTTTAATGTAATTGATGCCCTTTTAAAAAAAGAAATAATCTATTTAAACCAACATTTACAAGAAAAATACAAACCTAAATTAATAAAATACGTAGCTTTAAACGAACAATTTAAGCAAGAAGATCAATTAAAACATCTGTTAGATCATCAATTAAAAACAGAAAAGCAACGATCGGTAGTTCTTAAATACTTTCAATTAAAAACTCAAACAGATACAATAGAATTAAAAAAACTATTACAAGAAGCACAGGTTTCTACAACTATTTTTAATACGTTAGAAAAAAAAGAAATTTTTAAAACGTATACGTTAGCACAAGACCGTATACAGTTTTCAAAAGCATTTTTAAACAATATTGAATTTACCAATAAGCAACAAACAGCACTTGAAAATATACAAACAGCATTTAAAAAATACGATGTAACCTTGTTAAATGCTGTTACCGGCGCTGGTAAAACCGAAATGTATATTGAACTAATAAAAAAAATAATTGTAAACAACCAACAAGTATTGTTTTTGGTGCCAGAAATAGGATTAACCACACAATTAGTACAACGCTTAATTGCTTATTTTGGTAATAAAGTAGCTGTTTATAATTCAAAATATTCCGAGAACGAAAGGGTAGAAGTATACCGTAATGTATTAAATCAATCTGAAAAAGCACAAATAGTAATAGGTTCACGCTCGTCTGTTTTTCTTCCTTTTAAAAATTTACAATTCATAATTGTAGATGAAGAACACGAAACAAGTTATAAACAATCTAATCCAGCACCGCGTTTTCACACCCGTGATGCAGCTATTGTATTAGCTAAAATATTTAACGCTAAAGTGTTATTAGGTTCGGCCACACCAAGTTTAGAAAGTTATTATAACGCTTATCAACAAAAATATGGTTATGTTGCTTTAGAACAGCGTTTTACCAATGTGCAATTGCCCGAAATTGTTTTAGTTGATTTAAAAGAAGCGCGTAAAAAGAAAGAATTGAATGGTTTTTTTAGCGTTAAATTAATAGATGCAATTAACGAAGCATTTTATAATGGTGAACAAGTACTGCTTTTTCAAAACCGTCGTGGTTTTTCGCCTGTTTTAGAATGTTTAACATGCGGTCATGTGCCGCAATGTACCATGTGCGATGTAAGTTTAACGTATTATAAACGACAGAATTATTTAAAGTGTCATTATTGCGGCTATACTATGGGTATGCCCACGAAATGCCATTCGTGCCAAAGTAACGATTTAACTACAAAAGGATTAGGAACGGAACAGATTGAAGAAGCTTTACGAGCCATTTTTCCTACTAAAAATATTGTACGAATGGATCAGGATACAACTCGGGGTAAATTTGCCTTTGAGCGTATGATTGATAGCTTTAAAAACCGTGAAATAGATGTGATTGTTGGTACCCAAATGATTGCCAAAGGACTTGATTTTGACAATGTTTCATTAGTTGGAATTATGAATGCCGATCATTTGTTAACCTTACCCGATTTTAGAGCTTACGAACGTGCTTATCAGCTTTTAACACAAGTTTCGGGGCGTGCTGGTCGTAAAAATAAGCAGGGTAAAGTAATCATGCAAACATACAACCCTTATCATAATACATTGCAACAAATTACCCAATACAATTATGCGGCTATGTTTAAAGAGCAAATGTATGAACGCTTGCAATTTAAATACCCACCATTTTATAGGTTGATACGTTTGCAAATGAAAAATCCAAATTTCGAAAAGGTAAAAGAAGCAGCTCATTGGTTAGCAACAAATTTACGCAATCATATACCCGATATTATTGTGTTAGGTCCACAAGAACCGTCAATAAATCGAATAAGAAATGAATACATTCAAGTGATTTTAATTAAGTTACCAATAAATAAATCGGCGCAACAAATAAAATTAGCTGTGCAAAAAAGCATTAATAGTTTAGACAGTATAGGTGCGTTTAAATCGGTAAAAACAACAATTAATGTCGATTTTTATTAAAAAAGCAATGTGTGTAAATATAAAAAAGTAAGAAACAGTTTGCTAAAAACAATAAACTGTTATATATTTGCACCCAATTTTATAACAAATAAATATTTTTATTATGAATCATTATGAAACTGTTTTCATTTTGAATCCCGTTTTATCTGAAACTCAGGTAAAGGAAACAGTAGCAAAGTTCGAAGAATTTCTTGCTTCAAAAGGGGCTAAAATGATCTCTAAAGAAGATTGGGGCTTAAAAAAATTAGCTTACGAAATTCAAAACAAAAAAAGTGGTTTTTACCATTTGTTTGAGTACACTGTAGCAGGTGATGCTATTATTGGTTTAGAAACAGAATTCCGCCGTGATGAGCGCGTTATGCGTTTCTTAACAGTAGCTTTAGACAAGCATGCTATTTCTTGGGCTGAAAGAAGAAGAGAGAAATTAAAAACTAAAAAAGCGTAATTATCATGTCAACAATTGAGCAATCTGCAAAAGGAAAAAAAGACGGAGATATCAGATATTTAACGCCGTTAAACATTGAAACAAACAAAACAAAAAAATATTGTCGTTTCAAAAAATCAGGAATCAAATACATCGACTATAAAGATGCTGATTTCTTATTAAAATTTGTTAATGAGCAAGGTAAAATCTTACCTCGTCGTTTAACAGGAACTTCTTTAAAATACCAAAGAAAAGTATCTGTAGCTGTAAAACGTGCACGTCACTTAGCTTTAATGCCTTACGTTGCAGATTTATTAAAATAAAAACAATTTAAGTTGTTGCCTCGCAACTAAGCGGGCTAACTTCTAATTTTTAAAAAAGGACAACAACATGGAAATTATCTTAAAACAAGATGTTAACAAATTAGGATTTAAAGACGATATCGTTACTGTAAAACCAGGTTACGGTCGTAACTATTTAATTCCACAAGGTATGGCTGTATTAGCTACACCATCTGCTAAAAAAGTATTAGCAGAAAACTTAAGACAACGTGCACACAAAGAAGCAAAATTAGTTGCAGATGCTAACGCTACTGCTGAAGCTTTAAAAGCTTTAGAAATTAAAATTGCTGTTAAAGCAGGTGGTGAAAAATTATTTGGTTCTGTTACTAACGCTGATATTGCTGCTGCTTTAGAAGCTAACGGTCAGTCTATCGATAAAAAATTCATTACTTCAGGTACAATCAAACGTTTAGGCAAATATGCTGCTAACGTTCGTTTACACCGCGATGTAATCGTTGAATTACCATACGAAGTTGTTGCTGCTGAGTAATTAGCTGCAAAATAGTATATTTAAAACCTTCTTTTTTAAGAAGGTTTTTTTATTTTTAATAAAATTAAATTTATCCTATGGATTTTTTAAAATTGAACCCTTTGTTGCAAAATAATTCTGTAAGTATTTCGGTGAGTACTTACAATTCGCCTTTAGGTACTGTTTTGATTGCAGCTACTTGTGAAGGAATTTGTTTGGTTGAATTTGATTCTAGGATACATCTTAAAAAAAATGTTTTAAAATTAGCAACCCAATTAAATGGTTTTTTTGTGAACAATGAAAATGAATATATTAATCAATTAAAGGTTGAATTAGGGTTGTATTTTAATCAAAAGCTACAAAAATTTACGGTTCCTTTGGTTTTTTCTGGCACACCTTTTCAGCAAAAAGTATTTCAATCATTATTAGCAATTCCGTATGGTACAACAACTACCTATAAAAAACAAGCAGTACAATTAGGTAATGTAAAAGCAATTAGGGCCGTTGCTACAGCTAATGGTTTAAATAAAATTGCTATTGTGGTTCCTTGTCACCGTGTTGTAGGAAGTAATGGTGAATTGGTAGGTTATGCAGGTGGATTAAATAAAAAGCAAGCCTTATTGCAGCTTGAAGGTACTTTAAACCAAAACCAATTAGTTTTGTTATAGTTTTTGTACAAAAATCTATTTGTTAAAACATTTTAAATATATTCTTGATAATAAACGGATAGCTTTATCTTTGCAAAAATTTCTTGAATGAAATATCTAGTATTTTTAATAATTTATGCAGTGTTATGGTGTATTTCTATAATGCCATTTGCTGTTTTATATATGCTTGCAAATGTAGTTTATGTGCTTGTTTATTATGTGGTTAGGTATCGTGTTAAAACAGTTCGCGCTAATTTGGCTCTTGCTTTTCCGCATTTAACGGCTATTGAACGTAAAAATATAGAAAAAAAGTTCTACCACCATTTGTGTGATTTGTTTTTAGAAATGATTAAAACAATAACGGTTTCGCAAAAACAATTAGATAAGCGTTTTGTTTTTAAAAATGTTGAATTATTAAAAGAATTTGAGCAAAAACAAAAAAGCATTATTTTAATGTTACCACACTACGGCAATTGGGAGTGGGTGATAGGTTTGGGTAAGCATATAGATTTTAAAGGTTTTGGTATATATAAAAAATTAGCAAATAAATATTTTGATAAACTTTTTAGAGACATACGTTCGCGCTTTAATGCCGAATTAGTATCAACACACCAAACTTCAGGTGTAATACGTGAAAATCAAGCTAAAAATTTGTATGGTGTTTATTTGTTTTTAAGCGACCAAACGCCTTTGTTGCGTGAAAACTTACACTGGGAACCATTTATGGGAGTAGAAGTACCTGTGCATATGGGGGCTGAGGCTTTAGCTAGAAAACTAAACATGAATATTTTGTATTTAAACGTTGAAAAAGTAAAACGTGGGTATTATGAAGCATCGTTTAGTGTAATAACCGATGATATTAAAAGCGAACCTAAATACAAACCAACCCGCATGTTTTTAGATAAGGTTGAAGATCAAATAAAAAATGCGCCCGAATTTTACTTCTGGACGCATAAACGTTGGAAACATAAAGACCAAAAAAACAGCTTTAAAACAAATTAGTTCTTTTTAAAGATCATTTTTAGTTCGTCAGCGGTGTAAAAATGTAATTCGTTATTTATTACTTTATATTTTGTAATTGTTTTTAATTCTTTTAAAAAATCGTGTTCCATATTTTCATGAATACATGCTTTTCTGGTAACTGCTAAATTACTAAAACGAATGTAGTTGTTATCAAAATAAATAGGACCGTTATAACCGTTACAGCCTGTATTTCCTGTTACGTATTTATCTTCGTTTTCAAATGCAATATAAGGTGTTTTAGTGTATTTGGTAACAGGTATTTCGTTGCCTTTAAACATTGTTAATGTCCATTTCCCAAATAAATTTACAGGAATAACATAATCACCACAGCCATTTAAGTTTTGTTCTTTATTATTGGCTGTTAAAACAGCATCAAGCGTATAATCATTTATTTTTGATGTTGTTTTGTTGGTACACTTGTTGTATTGTACAGTAATTCTAATTTTTTGCTTGCCTTTTTCGGTACTAATTTGCTTTACATTAGCATCTTGCGCCATATTAACCGCTGTTATATTGTAAACATCACGGGTACCATTTAAATCTTTGTAAACTAAAAAGGTGTCGTTAAATTCTATGCTCCAAAATGAATCGTTGCTACCTCCTTTAAAATAAGGTTGAAACGTTTTTTCGTTAAAATCCATATTAGAAATTGTAGTGTTAGTTTGTTTGCTTTTACATGCTAAAAAACAAGTGGTTAAAGCTAAAAATAAAATTAAATGTATTTTTTTCATGAGGAATTATTTTATTTAAAAGTACAAAATTTTGCATAAAAAAATCTCAAAGTTTTAATTTACTTTGAGATTGTATTTATTTTTTTTGAGATATTAGGTTAACATACCTCCATCAACATTAATAACTTGTCCAGTAATGTATGTAGCTAAATCAGAAGCTAAGAACACACATGCATTAGCAATATCGGTAGGTGTACCACCACGTTTTAATGGAATAGCGTCTGTCCAACCTTTAACAGTTTCTTCACCTAATTTAGCAGTCATTTCGGTTTCAATAAAACCAGGAGCAACTACATTACAACGAATGTTTCTTGAACCTAATTCTAAAGCTACCGATTTTGAAAAACCAATGATACCTGCTTTAGAAGCTGCGTAATTAGCTTGACCTGCATTACCTTTTACACCTACAA is a window of Myroides sp. JBRI-B21084 DNA encoding:
- the priA gene encoding replication restart helicase PriA, yielding MDYFIDVVVPLSITTTFTYKVTQAEYDFLQVGMRVAVPFGKRQVYTAVVFNKHNQKPQLYEPKEILTIIDEEPIVSNTQIEFWQWLANYYMCSVGEVYKAALPSALLLESETIISLNSKLTVDFSQLTDDEFLLYEAFEKQPILRFVEVQNILNKKKVFNVIDALLKKEIIYLNQHLQEKYKPKLIKYVALNEQFKQEDQLKHLLDHQLKTEKQRSVVLKYFQLKTQTDTIELKKLLQEAQVSTTIFNTLEKKEIFKTYTLAQDRIQFSKAFLNNIEFTNKQQTALENIQTAFKKYDVTLLNAVTGAGKTEMYIELIKKIIVNNQQVLFLVPEIGLTTQLVQRLIAYFGNKVAVYNSKYSENERVEVYRNVLNQSEKAQIVIGSRSSVFLPFKNLQFIIVDEEHETSYKQSNPAPRFHTRDAAIVLAKIFNAKVLLGSATPSLESYYNAYQQKYGYVALEQRFTNVQLPEIVLVDLKEARKKKELNGFFSVKLIDAINEAFYNGEQVLLFQNRRGFSPVLECLTCGHVPQCTMCDVSLTYYKRQNYLKCHYCGYTMGMPTKCHSCQSNDLTTKGLGTEQIEEALRAIFPTKNIVRMDQDTTRGKFAFERMIDSFKNREIDVIVGTQMIAKGLDFDNVSLVGIMNADHLLTLPDFRAYERAYQLLTQVSGRAGRKNKQGKVIMQTYNPYHNTLQQITQYNYAAMFKEQMYERLQFKYPPFYRLIRLQMKNPNFEKVKEAAHWLATNLRNHIPDIIVLGPQEPSINRIRNEYIQVILIKLPINKSAQQIKLAVQKSINSLDSIGAFKSVKTTINVDFY
- the rpsF gene encoding 30S ribosomal protein S6, producing the protein MNHYETVFILNPVLSETQVKETVAKFEEFLASKGAKMISKEDWGLKKLAYEIQNKKSGFYHLFEYTVAGDAIIGLETEFRRDERVMRFLTVALDKHAISWAERRREKLKTKKA
- the rpsR gene encoding 30S ribosomal protein S18 is translated as MSTIEQSAKGKKDGDIRYLTPLNIETNKTKKYCRFKKSGIKYIDYKDADFLLKFVNEQGKILPRRLTGTSLKYQRKVSVAVKRARHLALMPYVADLLK
- the rplI gene encoding 50S ribosomal protein L9, coding for MEIILKQDVNKLGFKDDIVTVKPGYGRNYLIPQGMAVLATPSAKKVLAENLRQRAHKEAKLVADANATAEALKALEIKIAVKAGGEKLFGSVTNADIAAALEANGQSIDKKFITSGTIKRLGKYAANVRLHRDVIVELPYEVVAAE
- a CDS encoding methylated-DNA--[protein]-cysteine S-methyltransferase — encoded protein: MDFLKLNPLLQNNSVSISVSTYNSPLGTVLIAATCEGICLVEFDSRIHLKKNVLKLATQLNGFFVNNENEYINQLKVELGLYFNQKLQKFTVPLVFSGTPFQQKVFQSLLAIPYGTTTTYKKQAVQLGNVKAIRAVATANGLNKIAIVVPCHRVVGSNGELVGYAGGLNKKQALLQLEGTLNQNQLVLL
- a CDS encoding lysophospholipid acyltransferase family protein, with product MKYLVFLIIYAVLWCISIMPFAVLYMLANVVYVLVYYVVRYRVKTVRANLALAFPHLTAIERKNIEKKFYHHLCDLFLEMIKTITVSQKQLDKRFVFKNVELLKEFEQKQKSIILMLPHYGNWEWVIGLGKHIDFKGFGIYKKLANKYFDKLFRDIRSRFNAELVSTHQTSGVIRENQAKNLYGVYLFLSDQTPLLRENLHWEPFMGVEVPVHMGAEALARKLNMNILYLNVEKVKRGYYEASFSVITDDIKSEPKYKPTRMFLDKVEDQIKNAPEFYFWTHKRWKHKDQKNSFKTN
- a CDS encoding META domain-containing protein is translated as MKKIHLILFLALTTCFLACKSKQTNTTISNMDFNEKTFQPYFKGGSNDSFWSIEFNDTFLVYKDLNGTRDVYNITAVNMAQDANVKQISTEKGKQKIRITVQYNKCTNKTTSKINDYTLDAVLTANNKEQNLNGCGDYVIPVNLFGKWTLTMFKGNEIPVTKYTKTPYIAFENEDKYVTGNTGCNGYNGPIYFDNNYIRFSNLAVTRKACIHENMEHDFLKELKTITKYKVINNELHFYTADELKMIFKKN